In Blastopirellula sp. J2-11, a single genomic region encodes these proteins:
- a CDS encoding GNAT family N-acetyltransferase, with protein MDFCFLSAEDAPRLRNVPSDLFANSMTITSLEQFLADPRHYICVVFVEGIAIGFASGVHLAYPDKPAEFFISEVAVTAAWRDADVATALLERLLVKARELNCNSAWSLTTGDNQSANTLFRKQKGVAAHDLVQYSIPLDDLVDPLSADNGIFPRHAYPPLPHPSPVKSLNFLLDLHIAEKSGHPPGMKLAEQIATEFLPEDEMEAQLENWRNLGWRWKFSLGERSCEGVFSVLINPMQALLQIETLDSSNYFGAHPRLSIEELTPLREKTERCLEKLSEVAKFEFSADGFPEASFLPDRKAMARSLKKRDDAQQTGWRRPIDKELNFVYYALLTPIRPNPGSDDEPIRRIDVLCMHGLIFYVFVFMACTDQFFAWQDRLWLVPLCALFFGVAVATLRKRTAWITITLSTFGWIYVFHFLWIALFYWR; from the coding sequence GTGGATTTTTGTTTTCTCTCTGCCGAAGATGCTCCGCGGCTCCGCAATGTGCCCAGCGATTTGTTCGCCAATTCGATGACGATTACCTCCCTGGAACAGTTTCTTGCGGATCCTCGTCATTATATCTGCGTCGTGTTTGTGGAAGGAATTGCGATCGGTTTCGCCAGCGGCGTTCACCTGGCTTACCCGGATAAGCCGGCGGAGTTTTTCATCAGCGAGGTCGCGGTGACCGCCGCTTGGCGAGACGCCGATGTGGCGACTGCTTTGCTAGAACGTTTGCTCGTCAAAGCACGTGAGTTGAACTGCAATTCGGCTTGGTCGCTGACGACAGGCGACAATCAATCGGCCAATACGCTTTTTCGGAAACAGAAAGGAGTCGCAGCGCACGATCTCGTTCAATACTCGATTCCTTTAGATGATCTCGTCGACCCCCTTTCTGCCGACAATGGAATCTTTCCCCGGCATGCGTACCCGCCTCTGCCGCATCCGAGTCCCGTCAAGTCGCTCAACTTTTTGCTCGACTTGCACATCGCCGAGAAAAGCGGTCACCCGCCAGGAATGAAGTTGGCCGAGCAGATCGCGACCGAATTTCTGCCAGAAGATGAAATGGAGGCGCAACTCGAAAACTGGCGTAATCTCGGCTGGCGCTGGAAGTTCTCGCTTGGCGAAAGATCGTGCGAAGGAGTCTTCTCGGTACTGATCAATCCCATGCAAGCGCTGTTGCAGATAGAGACGCTTGATTCGAGTAATTACTTCGGCGCCCATCCCCGGCTATCCATCGAAGAATTAACGCCGCTGCGCGAAAAAACGGAACGTTGCCTGGAGAAACTTTCGGAGGTCGCGAAATTTGAATTTTCGGCCGACGGTTTTCCGGAAGCGTCCTTTCTCCCTGATCGAAAGGCGATGGCCCGCTCGTTAAAAAAACGGGACGACGCCCAACAAACCGGCTGGCGGCGCCCGATCGATAAGGAACTAAACTTCGTCTATTATGCGCTGCTCACGCCGATTCGCCCGAATCCTGGCAGCGACGATGAACCAATTCGCCGCATCGACGTCTTATGCATGCATGGACTAATCTTCTACGTCTTTGTCTTTATGGCCTGCACGGATCAGTTCTTCGCATGGCAGGATCGTTTGTGGCTCGTACCGCTGTGCGCTTTATTTTTCGGAGTCGCCGTCGCCACCTTACGGAAGCGGACCGCTTGGATCACCATCACTCTCTCAACTTTTGGATGG
- a CDS encoding DUF1579 domain-containing protein → MFENQTTKEHEWLQQLVGKWTFAAEAFMGPDQPPSKATGKETVRMLGPNWLIGEGEGEMPCPEGQTEGGIGYTVITIGYSPEKKAMVGTWIGSMMNHMWIYEGSLDMEKGLLLLNTNGPSFDGKGMSDYRESLQMVSPQERTFSSAVKGEDGEWFTFMKAVYKRVD, encoded by the coding sequence ATGTTCGAGAATCAAACTACCAAGGAGCACGAGTGGCTCCAACAGCTGGTGGGCAAATGGACGTTTGCAGCGGAAGCCTTCATGGGGCCCGATCAACCACCCTCCAAGGCGACCGGTAAAGAAACCGTCCGCATGCTGGGCCCCAATTGGCTGATCGGCGAAGGGGAAGGGGAGATGCCGTGCCCAGAAGGACAAACAGAAGGAGGGATCGGCTACACCGTCATCACCATCGGCTACTCGCCGGAGAAAAAAGCGATGGTCGGCACATGGATCGGTTCGATGATGAACCACATGTGGATCTATGAGGGTTCGCTCGATATGGAGAAAGGGCTGCTGTTGCTGAATACGAACGGGCCCAGCTTCGACGGCAAAGGGATGTCGGACTATCGCGAATCGCTGCAGATGGTCAGCCCACAGGAGCGCACCTTCTCTTCCGCCGTCAAAGGGGAAGATGGCGAGTGGTTCACCTTTATGAAGGCGGTCTACAAGCGGGTCGACTAA
- a CDS encoding SRPBCC family protein → MILKIIVGVVVALVILVVIVVIAAMMQPNEFTVQRSLPISAPPEIVFSHINDLKKWEAWSPWEKLDPDMRKTYTDNVVGEGASYSWDGDSNIGEGSLTIVKSTPDQQIDMDLKFIRPFACENDVVFTFVPNAGQTTITWKMDGKNTFFSKVMCLFMSMDNMVGSQFAEGLENLKKIAEEEAKPTSPEAADTPS, encoded by the coding sequence ATGATTCTAAAAATTATCGTCGGCGTTGTTGTGGCGCTAGTCATCTTGGTCGTGATCGTGGTGATCGCGGCAATGATGCAGCCGAACGAATTTACGGTTCAGCGTTCGTTGCCGATCAGCGCACCGCCGGAGATCGTATTCTCCCACATCAATGATTTGAAAAAGTGGGAAGCCTGGTCTCCCTGGGAAAAACTGGATCCCGACATGCGAAAAACCTATACCGACAACGTGGTCGGCGAAGGGGCTTCGTATAGTTGGGACGGCGACAGTAACATCGGCGAAGGCTCGCTGACGATCGTGAAATCGACTCCGGACCAGCAGATTGACATGGACCTCAAGTTCATTCGTCCCTTTGCTTGTGAAAACGATGTCGTCTTTACGTTCGTTCCCAATGCCGGACAAACGACCATCACCTGGAAAATGGATGGCAAGAACACCTTCTTCAGCAAAGTGATGTGCCTGTTTATGAGCATGGACAACATGGTGGGCTCCCAGTTTGCCGAAGGGTTGGAAAACTTGAAGAAGATTGCAGAAGAAGAGGCGAAGCCTACTTCGCCGGAGGCCGCCGACACGCCCTCGTAA
- a CDS encoding SRPBCC domain-containing protein encodes MNTILSTDPKTDEGLVISCLIDAPRAAVFAAWTNSDYLAKWWGPTGFTNPVCQIDPTPGGAIYIEMCGPDGTIYPMNGAVLEVQTPSRFGFASSALGSDGQPMFTVHTTVDFDEKSGKTELLMRARLLEIFSDNASAALEGMPVGWSQTLDRLAAFAAGGDEC; translated from the coding sequence ATGAATACGATTCTCTCTACAGATCCGAAAACGGATGAAGGGCTGGTCATTTCGTGCCTGATCGATGCGCCCCGCGCCGCAGTTTTCGCCGCTTGGACCAATTCGGATTACTTGGCGAAGTGGTGGGGGCCCACCGGCTTCACCAATCCGGTTTGCCAAATCGACCCTACCCCAGGCGGCGCGATCTACATCGAGATGTGCGGGCCTGATGGGACGATTTATCCCATGAACGGCGCAGTGTTGGAAGTTCAAACGCCTTCGCGGTTCGGCTTTGCTTCTTCCGCGTTGGGATCGGACGGTCAGCCGATGTTCACGGTCCATACAACCGTCGATTTCGATGAAAAAAGTGGGAAAACCGAATTGCTGATGCGAGCGAGGCTGCTGGAGATTTTCTCTGATAACGCATCGGCCGCTCTGGAGGGCATGCCGGTAGGTTGGAGCCAAACGCTGGATCGTCTTGCGGCGTTCGCTGCTGGCGGCGACGAATGTTAA
- a CDS encoding DUF899 domain-containing protein, whose translation MDAIATSEITLPEVVTREKWLKARMTLLAAEKALTKQRDAVNMARRDLPMVEIDKDYVFTGPDGPAKLFDLFAGKRQLIVYHFMLEPDDSPLAKKQGVTDAGCPGCSHLADCLPRAEHLHARDTHLVMISRSPLAKIERFRQRMGWNVPWYSSYGGDFNYDFHVTIDASIAPVNYNFQDQATLNEKEETYHLEGEQPGCSVFLRDGDRLFHTYSTYGRGLDPLLSTNQYLDLTPMGRGEGWDGMPDLNGQGTMWWRLHDEYEHSSKAHACCHSQSGNA comes from the coding sequence ATGGACGCGATTGCAACTTCTGAAATCACTCTGCCTGAAGTCGTCACACGAGAAAAGTGGCTTAAAGCGCGCATGACGCTGCTAGCCGCCGAGAAAGCGCTGACGAAGCAGCGTGACGCGGTCAACATGGCGCGTCGCGATTTGCCGATGGTCGAGATCGACAAGGACTACGTGTTCACAGGCCCCGACGGTCCGGCAAAACTGTTCGACTTGTTCGCCGGAAAACGGCAATTGATCGTCTATCACTTCATGCTGGAGCCGGACGATTCGCCGCTCGCGAAAAAGCAGGGGGTAACTGACGCCGGCTGCCCCGGTTGTTCGCATCTCGCCGACTGCTTGCCGCGGGCTGAACACTTGCATGCTCGCGACACGCATCTGGTGATGATCTCCCGCTCTCCACTGGCGAAGATCGAGCGATTCCGACAGCGGATGGGCTGGAACGTGCCGTGGTACTCGTCCTATGGCGGCGATTTCAACTACGACTTTCATGTCACCATCGATGCGTCGATTGCTCCGGTGAACTACAACTTCCAGGATCAAGCGACGCTGAACGAAAAAGAAGAAACGTATCACCTGGAAGGGGAACAGCCTGGTTGCAGCGTATTCCTACGAGACGGCGATCGCCTGTTTCATACCTATTCCACTTATGGCCGCGGGCTCGATCCGTTGCTTTCGACCAATCAATATCTTGATCTCACGCCGATGGGACGGGGCGAAGGTTGGGACGGCATGCCGGACTTGAACGGGCAAGGCACGATGTGGTGGCGGTTGCACGACGAGTATGAGCATTCGTCGAAAGCACACGCGTGCTGTCATTCGCAATCAGGAAACGCGTGA
- a CDS encoding SRPBCC family protein, producing the protein MSAANTNPEIDFQLTRIFDAPRELIYQAWTEAQHLEKWWGPLGFSLRVVKLDLQPGGVFHYAMKMPDGPEMFGKFVYREIEPNRMLTYVLSFADADEKLVVHPLSPTWPPEILSAIELFDEDGQTRAEFWSTPINSSREQEQTFLEERENMQQRFSGTLDKLEAYLATL; encoded by the coding sequence ATGTCCGCTGCGAATACGAATCCTGAAATTGATTTCCAACTCACCCGCATTTTCGACGCTCCCCGCGAGTTGATCTATCAGGCCTGGACCGAGGCCCAGCATTTAGAAAAGTGGTGGGGACCGCTTGGTTTTTCGCTGCGGGTCGTCAAGCTCGACCTCCAACCAGGCGGCGTGTTTCATTACGCGATGAAGATGCCGGATGGACCGGAGATGTTCGGCAAGTTCGTCTATCGCGAGATCGAACCGAATCGGATGCTGACTTACGTCCTCTCTTTTGCTGACGCCGACGAAAAGCTTGTCGTGCATCCGCTGAGTCCAACTTGGCCCCCAGAAATACTGAGCGCCATCGAACTGTTCGATGAAGATGGGCAAACTCGGGCCGAATTTTGGAGTACGCCGATCAACTCTAGCCGGGAACAGGAACAGACCTTTCTGGAGGAGCGCGAGAACATGCAGCAACGATTCAGCGGGACGCTGGATAAGTTGGAAGCGTATCTCGCTACGTTATAA
- a CDS encoding SRPBCC family protein, translated as MVAVNNSEAVRVLHIYQEIEIAAPIDITFEAVLTEMGPAGVMPEGDQPFPMVLEAWPGGRWFRDLGEGAGHFWGHVQVIKPPKLLEICGPMFMSFAATNHLQYRLVEEKGMTTIQLTHRALGQIPQEVFDGVTGGWDFRNQRIKQLAEKLVSQR; from the coding sequence ATGGTTGCTGTCAACAATTCAGAAGCTGTTCGCGTGCTGCACATCTACCAAGAGATCGAGATCGCCGCGCCGATCGATATCACCTTTGAAGCGGTCCTGACCGAAATGGGACCGGCAGGCGTAATGCCAGAAGGGGACCAGCCGTTCCCCATGGTGTTGGAAGCATGGCCCGGCGGACGTTGGTTTCGCGATTTGGGCGAAGGGGCAGGGCACTTTTGGGGTCACGTGCAAGTAATCAAACCTCCCAAGCTGCTCGAGATCTGCGGACCGATGTTCATGTCTTTCGCCGCGACCAACCATCTGCAATATCGTCTGGTGGAAGAAAAGGGGATGACGACAATCCAGTTGACCCACCGCGCGCTAGGTCAGATTCCGCAAGAAGTCTTTGACGGGGTCACCGGCGGCTGGGACTTCCGCAACCAGCGGATCAAACAGTTGGCCGAAAAGCTGGTTAGCCAGCGCTAG
- a CDS encoding ArsR/SmtB family transcription factor, whose translation MPRAATTTDVFNAIAEPRRRQIIDLLAQSTRPQAVGDLVEALQLSQPTVSKHLAVLRKVGIVSVRKQGQHRLYELNAVELRPVHDWVKTYEQFWSGQLSRIKQRAEKLAAERAGKKKSSNSKEL comes from the coding sequence ATGCCCAGAGCCGCCACAACAACCGACGTTTTTAATGCGATCGCCGAACCCCGGCGTCGGCAGATCATTGACCTGTTGGCGCAGAGCACTCGCCCTCAGGCGGTGGGAGATTTGGTCGAGGCGCTTCAGCTGTCGCAACCGACGGTGTCGAAGCATCTGGCCGTCCTCCGCAAAGTCGGCATCGTGTCGGTTCGCAAGCAGGGGCAGCATCGCTTATACGAATTAAATGCGGTGGAGTTACGTCCCGTGCATGACTGGGTCAAAACCTACGAGCAATTTTGGAGCGGTCAACTGTCTCGAATCAAACAGCGGGCCGAAAAACTCGCTGCCGAGCGAGCCGGCAAAAAGAAGTCTTCCAATTCCAAGGAGTTGTAA
- a CDS encoding class I SAM-dependent methyltransferase: MTDELAGVRQGYDRWAAMYDHERNPMQAIEQPQMRAAVGDVHGKRVLDLGCGTGRHALWLAAQGADVVAVDFSAGMLAEARKKSGAERVQFVALDLAQPLPYSAEFDLVVSGLVLEHLRELEPFFAAAHNVLKSGSRAVISAMHPAMFLRGAQARFTDPATDELVMPGSLAHSVSEFVMAAVRAGFQVENVREFSPDQAFAQAFPRAERYIGWPMLVLLELRND, translated from the coding sequence ATGACCGACGAACTTGCCGGCGTTCGCCAAGGTTACGACCGCTGGGCGGCTATGTACGATCATGAACGGAACCCAATGCAAGCGATCGAGCAGCCGCAAATGCGTGCTGCTGTTGGTGATGTCCACGGCAAACGGGTGCTTGACCTTGGCTGTGGTACCGGCCGCCATGCACTTTGGCTGGCGGCGCAAGGCGCCGACGTTGTGGCCGTCGACTTCTCAGCAGGAATGCTGGCCGAAGCGCGGAAGAAGTCTGGCGCCGAGCGCGTGCAATTCGTCGCGCTCGATCTGGCGCAGCCGCTCCCCTACTCCGCCGAATTTGATCTGGTCGTGAGCGGACTGGTGCTGGAACATCTGCGCGAGCTCGAACCCTTTTTCGCCGCTGCTCACAACGTCTTGAAGTCCGGCAGCCGCGCGGTAATCTCAGCGATGCACCCCGCAATGTTTTTGCGCGGCGCCCAAGCGCGGTTTACCGATCCAGCGACCGACGAACTGGTGATGCCGGGAAGCTTGGCTCACTCGGTCAGCGAATTTGTCATGGCGGCGGTGCGGGCTGGCTTTCAGGTCGAAAACGTCCGTGAGTTTTCGCCGGATCAAGCATTCGCCCAAGCGTTCCCGCGGGCCGAGAGATACATCGGCTGGCCGATGTTGGTGCTGCTGGAGCTGCGAAATGACTAA
- the dacB gene encoding D-alanyl-D-alanine carboxypeptidase/D-alanyl-D-alanine-endopeptidase, which translates to MHHFTKTFLTILPVMLLSLTASVQAQVLLAPEVDAILQKPLYQKATWGILVLDLETGDVVYSKNADQKLLIGSIRKLFSVGLALDQLGEDYRFVTPIYRQGDVKDGVLTGNLILVASGDLSMGGRERADGTIAYTKFDHSEANALGNAILTKTDPLAGYRNLAQQIAATGIQRIEGDVIMDDRLFQPYEFREEFDLRSIFINDDFVDLKMQPGQAGKTADVAWRPRSAALSLTSTLQTSLAGSELDIDYDPFPQCVGQPHCSVPLAGTLPIDLKPVLTGAWPLVRTVRITQPQNYARTVLIEELAKAGVTVSADKTAPNAADKLPARNAYQAEQQVAKLTSAKYGQFVEWILKVSYNIGADTSLILLGVHNGVDTLENALKVEAKALQANFAISPNDYHFVDGSGGGDSSATPKAIGQLLTARAKLDNFPTFKKALPQMGVNGSLATVNNYEKIEAIQGAKGNVWAKTGTYITLNDKGQMVIKAQGTAGYIDAASGRKFAFVLVVNDIGAISGIDDIVQVMQDEGEIAAWWWREN; encoded by the coding sequence ATGCATCACTTCACGAAAACGTTCCTGACGATTCTTCCGGTAATGCTGCTTAGCTTAACCGCCTCAGTCCAGGCCCAAGTTCTGCTTGCGCCGGAAGTCGATGCGATTTTGCAGAAGCCGTTGTATCAAAAGGCGACCTGGGGAATCTTGGTTCTTGACCTCGAAACCGGCGATGTCGTCTATTCGAAGAACGCCGATCAGAAGCTTCTGATCGGGTCGATCCGCAAACTGTTTAGCGTTGGCTTGGCGCTCGACCAGTTGGGCGAAGATTATCGCTTCGTCACGCCGATCTATCGCCAAGGCGACGTGAAGGATGGCGTCCTCACCGGCAATTTGATTTTGGTCGCCAGCGGCGATCTGTCGATGGGGGGACGAGAACGTGCCGACGGCACCATTGCTTACACCAAATTCGATCACAGCGAAGCCAACGCATTGGGCAACGCGATTCTCACGAAAACCGATCCATTGGCCGGTTATCGCAACTTGGCCCAGCAGATCGCCGCAACTGGAATCCAGCGCATCGAAGGGGACGTGATCATGGATGATCGCTTGTTTCAGCCGTACGAATTTCGCGAAGAGTTTGACCTGCGCTCGATCTTTATCAACGACGATTTTGTCGACCTGAAGATGCAGCCCGGCCAAGCGGGGAAAACAGCAGACGTCGCTTGGCGCCCCCGGTCGGCGGCGCTCTCGTTGACCTCCACGCTGCAGACGAGCCTGGCCGGATCTGAACTGGACATCGACTATGATCCCTTCCCCCAATGCGTCGGCCAGCCCCATTGCAGCGTGCCGCTTGCCGGCACGTTGCCGATCGACCTAAAACCGGTGCTGACCGGCGCCTGGCCGCTCGTTCGTACGGTTCGCATCACGCAGCCGCAAAACTATGCCCGCACGGTGTTGATCGAAGAATTAGCGAAGGCCGGCGTGACCGTGTCGGCGGACAAAACGGCCCCCAACGCCGCCGACAAGTTACCTGCTCGCAACGCTTATCAAGCCGAACAGCAAGTCGCAAAACTGACTTCCGCCAAGTACGGCCAATTCGTCGAGTGGATCTTGAAAGTCAGCTACAACATCGGCGCCGACACCAGCTTGATTCTGTTAGGCGTCCATAACGGCGTCGATACGCTGGAGAACGCTTTAAAAGTGGAAGCCAAAGCGCTGCAGGCCAATTTTGCAATTTCACCCAACGACTACCACTTTGTTGATGGCAGCGGCGGCGGCGATTCGTCGGCGACGCCTAAAGCGATTGGCCAGTTGCTAACCGCCCGCGCCAAGCTTGACAACTTCCCCACGTTCAAAAAGGCGCTGCCTCAAATGGGCGTTAACGGTTCGCTTGCAACCGTCAATAACTATGAAAAGATCGAAGCGATCCAGGGGGCCAAAGGAAACGTGTGGGCCAAAACCGGAACGTATATCACCCTGAACGACAAAGGCCAAATGGTGATCAAAGCGCAAGGGACCGCCGGCTATATTGACGCCGCCAGCGGACGCAAGTTCGCGTTTGTGCTGGTCGTCAATGACATCGGCGCGATTTCTGGCATCGATGACATCGTGCAGGTAATGCAGGACGAAGGAGAGATCGCCGCTTGGTGGTGGCGCGAAAACTAA
- a CDS encoding mandelate racemase/muconate lactonizing enzyme family protein gives MAKPTDIRIRDVRISAEHINYRTPIKFGGRVVNDVTLLNVALDVETADGRRGSGFGSMPMGNVWAWPTSITSGDATLQAMVDIGTAIAEAAPQLDLSGHPLELTAAAHSQYAGIASTIAQKANVTEAVPKLATLVAASPVEAAIHDAYGKALGLNSYNVLGADFANTDLATYLSAEFAGEYLDRYTLRTPQPQMPLYHLIGALDPLDQDELQNPVGDGLPETLGDWIIADGLTHLKIKLNGDNLDWDVARVAKIDAVAIDAQTKRGCKAWQYSLDFNERCPNVQYILDFLAKLSESSPEALDRVQYIEQPTSRDLRANPENRMHAAAKIKPVVIDESLIDYESLLLAREQGYSGVALKACKGQSEALLMGAAAQKFGMFLCVQDLTCPGASFLHSASLAARMPTIAAIEGNGRQYCPAGNTEWAKRYPSMFDITQGYVGTAVLTEPGLGY, from the coding sequence ATGGCCAAACCTACCGATATCCGCATTCGCGACGTCCGCATCTCGGCGGAACATATCAACTATCGCACCCCGATCAAGTTCGGGGGGCGCGTGGTCAACGACGTCACGCTCTTGAACGTGGCGTTGGATGTGGAAACAGCCGACGGGCGACGCGGCAGCGGTTTCGGTTCGATGCCGATGGGCAACGTTTGGGCCTGGCCGACATCGATCACTTCTGGCGACGCGACGCTGCAAGCGATGGTCGACATTGGGACAGCGATCGCGGAAGCCGCGCCGCAACTCGATCTCAGCGGACACCCGCTCGAACTGACCGCCGCGGCACACTCGCAATACGCCGGTATCGCCAGCACGATCGCCCAGAAGGCGAACGTCACCGAAGCGGTTCCCAAACTGGCGACGTTGGTCGCAGCCAGCCCGGTGGAAGCGGCGATCCACGATGCTTACGGCAAAGCTTTGGGGCTCAACAGCTACAACGTTCTTGGTGCAGACTTCGCTAATACGGATCTGGCGACCTATCTCTCGGCTGAATTCGCCGGTGAATATCTCGATCGTTACACGTTGCGAACGCCGCAGCCGCAAATGCCGCTTTATCATTTGATCGGCGCACTCGATCCGTTGGATCAGGACGAACTGCAAAACCCTGTGGGGGACGGCTTGCCCGAGACGCTGGGCGACTGGATCATCGCCGATGGCCTGACCCACTTAAAGATCAAGTTGAACGGCGACAATCTCGACTGGGATGTCGCACGAGTCGCGAAGATCGACGCCGTCGCGATCGACGCTCAAACGAAACGGGGCTGCAAAGCATGGCAATACTCGCTGGACTTCAACGAGCGCTGCCCCAACGTGCAATACATCCTCGACTTTCTCGCCAAACTGAGCGAGTCGAGTCCCGAGGCGCTTGATCGAGTTCAGTACATCGAACAGCCAACTAGTCGCGACCTGCGGGCCAATCCCGAAAACCGGATGCATGCCGCCGCGAAGATCAAACCGGTCGTCATCGACGAATCGCTGATCGACTACGAGTCGCTGCTGCTCGCGCGTGAACAAGGCTATAGCGGCGTTGCGCTGAAGGCCTGCAAAGGCCAAAGCGAGGCGCTGCTAATGGGCGCCGCGGCGCAGAAGTTCGGAATGTTCCTCTGCGTGCAGGATCTGACCTGCCCCGGCGCGTCGTTCTTGCACTCCGCCAGCTTGGCGGCTCGCATGCCCACGATCGCCGCGATCGAAGGAAACGGGCGACAATACTGCCCGGCCGGCAATACCGAATGGGCGAAGCGCTACCCGAGCATGTTTGACATCACGCAAGGGTATGTCGGCACAGCAGTTCTTACCGAGCCAGGCCTCGGGTACTAG
- a CDS encoding response regulator: MTIRLLVADDHEVVRCGLKSLVSGTDIEVAGEARTGEETVRMVTSVNPDVVLLDIRMPEGDGLTTLGRIKLERPDLPILILSTYDNPTYVARAVALGANGYVLKGDPRDRLVDAIHTAANGESAWTRDELRRVTGALATPRLNADVEVPLTQRESEVLRQLALGLTNKEIAQALHISYETVKEHVQHILRKVGVSDRTQAAVWAVRKGLV; encoded by the coding sequence ATGACCATTCGATTGTTAGTCGCGGACGATCATGAAGTCGTCCGTTGCGGTTTGAAGAGCCTTGTCTCGGGTACCGACATTGAAGTCGCTGGAGAAGCCCGAACCGGGGAAGAGACGGTGCGGATGGTTACTTCCGTCAATCCTGACGTCGTCCTGCTTGATATCCGCATGCCCGAAGGGGACGGCCTGACCACGCTAGGTCGGATCAAGCTTGAACGTCCTGATTTGCCGATTCTGATCCTGTCGACCTACGACAATCCGACCTACGTCGCGAGAGCCGTCGCGCTGGGAGCCAACGGTTACGTATTGAAAGGGGATCCTCGTGATCGTCTGGTCGATGCGATCCACACAGCCGCCAACGGCGAAAGCGCTTGGACGCGAGATGAGTTACGCCGCGTTACCGGCGCTCTCGCGACTCCCCGTTTGAATGCAGATGTTGAAGTGCCGCTAACGCAACGCGAGAGCGAAGTGCTGCGGCAACTTGCGTTGGGTTTGACCAATAAAGAAATCGCCCAGGCGCTCCACATCAGCTATGAGACCGTGAAAGAACACGTCCAACACATTCTGCGAAAAGTCGGCGTTTCGGACCGTACCCAAGCAGCTGTATGGGCCGTTCGCAAAGGTTTAGTCTAA